The DNA region TCCGCTTCCAGGGCGTTCGCGTGGTACTTGCCGACGGAGCTGATCAGCAGCCGGAGTTCCAGGGCGATGCTCTCGACCAGCCGGACCAGGCCGGCTTCGGCGTCCTCGTCCACGGCGAGCAGTGCGGCCCGGCCGAGGCCGACGGCGCGTGCGCCGAGGGCCAGCGCCTTCGCGGCCCTGCTGCCTTCCCAGATCCGCCCGCTGGCGAGCAGGCAGTGGTCGGTGCGGCCGATGCGGGTGAGGCACTCGCCGAGCGGGAGTCCCACCTGGCCGAGGAAGGCGGTCGGCGCCCAGGCGGTGCCGCCCTCCGCGCCGTCCACCGTGACGGAGTCCGCGCCGGCCGCCCAGGCGGTGGCCGCGGCATGGGCCACGTCGCGCCCGGGGTGCAGCTTCACCCACACCTTCACGCGGGGGAAGTTGTTCCGCATCAGCCGGATCTGCTGGCGCAGGATCTCCTCGGTGAAGGTGCCGGGGCTGCTGATCCGCAGCACCGAGTCGCTGTCGGCGCCGAACACCGGGTCCATGGCGTACTGTTCGGCGACCCTGCCGCCGGCCTCGCGGCCCAGGACGGTGAGACCTCCGAGCCCGGGCTTGGCACCCTGGCCGACCTTCAGTTCGAAGGCGAGGCGGCCGGTGGCCAGCAGCGGTTCGGACACCGGGTCGCTGTAGACCAGGTTCCACACCTCGGCGTCCGCGTCCTCGGTGGACTGCTGCACCACCACACCGCCGTGCTCGTCGTCGGCGGCGGCCGTGTAGGCGGCGATTCGCCCGAGCAGTGGGGAGGCCCCGGAGTCGGCGGCGGCGCGGAAGCCGTTGACCGGCACCACGTTCTCCCCGATGACCATCGGGATGCCGAGCCGTCCGGCCTGTCGTCCGGCTGCCTCGCCGAGGTCGTGGCTGGCGACCTGCGTCGAGCCGAACGCGGACACGTAGAGCGGCAGCCGGGAGGTGAACCCGCCGACCTGTGTGTCCAGTTCGACGTCCGTGTACAGCGGCTCGCGGGCCAGGTCGATGAGCTTCTTCAGCCGCTCCGGCATGAACACCGGGGGCACGATCCTGGCGCGTTCCAGCAGGTCGTACGGGTCCTGGCCGGCCGGGATCGCGCCCAGCAGGCTGCTGCCGTAGGACTCCAGCCCGGGGAAGGCCGCCGCCGCTCCGGCCCTGGCCCGGTGCCGCACCTGTTCCTCGGGGAAGCCCGCGGCGCTCAGTGCGGTGCTCATGCCGACACCACGCCGGGGAGCTTCGGGTAGGCGCTGGCCTCCCAGGCTGCGGTGCGGCCGGTGACGTACCGGGTGAAGCGCTCCAGGCCGATGCCGAACCCGGAGCTGGCGGGGATGCCGCGGCGGGCCAGGTCGAGGTACCAGCCGTACTTCGCGGGGTTCTCGCCGGTCTCGCGCATCCGGGTGACCAGGGCCGCGTAGTCGTGCTCGCGCTCGCTGCCGCTGGCCAGTTCGCCGTAGCCCTCGGGGGCGATCAGGTCGAAGTTGCGGAGGATGCCGGGGCGGTCGGTGTCCTCCTGGTCGTAGAAGCCCCGCGAACCCTTGGGGTAGTCGACGACGAAGAACGGGCGGCTGGTCTTCGCGGAGAGGATCTCCTCGCCCTCCCAGTCGATCTCGGCGCCGGGGTCCTGCGGGTGGCCGAGCGCCACCAGGTCCGCGGTGGCCTCCCGGTGCGTGGTGCGGCCGAACGCCCCCTGGACCACCTCGCGGAAGGCGTCCCGGTCCCGGCCGAGGAGCTCCAGGTCCCCCGGCATCTCGCGGACGACCTCGTCGACGACATGCGCGACGAGCCGTTCGGCGAGCTCCATCGCGTCCTCGCGGCGGGCGTCGCGGATCTCCACGTCGATCTGGTGGAACTCGGCGAGATGGCGGTGCGTGACGGCCGTCTCCAGCGGTTCCAGGCGCACGTTGGGCGCGATGTAGAAGATCTTGCCGAAGGCCAGCAGCGATGCCTGCTTGTAGAGGATCGCGCTGGTCATCAGCTTGTACTTGTGGCCGTAGAAGTCGACGTCCACCTGCTTGGAGCCTCGGATGCCCGGGTCGGTGACCGGTCCGATGACCGGCGGCAGCAGCTCCTGGAACCCCTGCCCGGTCAGGAAGGCGCGGGTCGCCGCGAGCATCCGGCTCTGCACCCGCAGCGTGGCACGGGTCGGCTCGGCGATCAGGTGCTGGTCGGGAGAGGACGGGAACGGGGGCGCGACGCGGCCGTGGGACTCGGCGATCGTGCTGGTCATGGTGCTACCTCCTGGGTGTGCTGCCGATGGGCTGCCGGGCGACGGGCCGCCGGGGGAAGCGGGTGGCGGGAAGCGGACGGGGGAAGGACGCGGTCGTGCCGGCGCTGTACGAACGACAGGGCGTCGAACAGCCCTGCGGCGGTGAGCCGTCGGCCGCGGTCGCGGACGGGCCCGAGGGGCATCGCCCCGATCTCGGACCAGGTGAGGCGGCCGGACCCGTCGATGTGACTCCGGGTGCGGCCCGCGTTGTCGGGGTGCAGGCAGTAGGGGACGTCGAGGTATCCGCGGGCGAAGGCCTTCAGCAGGGCCTGGCCCAGGTCGTCGTCGAGGTTCAGCACCGCGTCGACCAGAGCACGGGCCTCGGCGTACACGGCGTTGTCCGCCGGGTCGGTGCGCGGGACGGGCGCGTTCCCGGGCCGGGCGCCGGTCGCCGTCCGATGCCGGGCGGCGGCCCGCGCGGCGACCCGCAGGGCCTCGACGTTCTCCGCCACGGTCGGGATGCGGTGCGCCTCGGCCGCGGTCTTCACGATCAGCCGGGCCGCCCCGGTCTCCACGGCCAGTTCGGCCGAGCGTTCCAGGAGCTCCAGGGAGCCGTGCCGGGTCTGCGGGTAGAGGCCCATGTAGGTGTAGAGGACGATGTGCCAGTCGGCGTCCGGCAGGAACTCGCCGGCCAGCCGGTGCAGCGCGTGCATCGCGTCGCGGTCCTGGTCCGCGTTGGTCTGCTGGGCGTAGCTGAGCGAGATGCTGCGCAGCCCTGCCCGGTGGAAGAAGAGCGCCTCCAGCGCACTGATCGCGACGAGCAGTCCGGGCGGGCAGAGCTGGCCGAGCATGCAACCGCCGAAGGTCTCCAGATGCGGTTCGGCCCCGGTGCCGCGCAGTCCGGCCAGGAAGTCGCAGCTCTCCTGCCAGTTGCGTACGGAGTCCAGGAGCGGGGTGCGTCCGTAGGGCAGGCAGTAGGAGACCGGGCCGCCCTCCGTCGCGTCCAGGCCGAGCCGGGCCAGTGCGGCCACGATGCGCTGGGGGCGGGCCGATCCGTGCCGGATCTGCACCGGGAAGCCCGCGTCCCGGACACCGTCGAGAACCCAGCGCGAGGTCT from Streptomyces sp. NBC_01591 includes:
- a CDS encoding glutamate synthase-related protein gives rise to the protein MSTALSAAGFPEEQVRHRARAGAAAAFPGLESYGSSLLGAIPAGQDPYDLLERARIVPPVFMPERLKKLIDLAREPLYTDVELDTQVGGFTSRLPLYVSAFGSTQVASHDLGEAAGRQAGRLGIPMVIGENVVPVNGFRAAADSGASPLLGRIAAYTAAADDEHGGVVVQQSTEDADAEVWNLVYSDPVSEPLLATGRLAFELKVGQGAKPGLGGLTVLGREAGGRVAEQYAMDPVFGADSDSVLRISSPGTFTEEILRQQIRLMRNNFPRVKVWVKLHPGRDVAHAAATAWAAGADSVTVDGAEGGTAWAPTAFLGQVGLPLGECLTRIGRTDHCLLASGRIWEGSRAAKALALGARAVGLGRAALLAVDEDAEAGLVRLVESIALELRLLISSVGKYHANALEADDVLLPADAATVSRTG
- a CDS encoding asparagine synthetase A, yielding MTSTIAESHGRVAPPFPSSPDQHLIAEPTRATLRVQSRMLAATRAFLTGQGFQELLPPVIGPVTDPGIRGSKQVDVDFYGHKYKLMTSAILYKQASLLAFGKIFYIAPNVRLEPLETAVTHRHLAEFHQIDVEIRDARREDAMELAERLVAHVVDEVVREMPGDLELLGRDRDAFREVVQGAFGRTTHREATADLVALGHPQDPGAEIDWEGEEILSAKTSRPFFVVDYPKGSRGFYDQEDTDRPGILRNFDLIAPEGYGELASGSEREHDYAALVTRMRETGENPAKYGWYLDLARRGIPASSGFGIGLERFTRYVTGRTAAWEASAYPKLPGVVSA
- a CDS encoding methylaspartate mutase; the protein is MTAPVQEAPPGSRSTVHRRPLSFGRFVARAQARGTLVVQPRMGFSDPALMRAGLLATKGAADAVVGTMTIDSYTRVNDEASAARALNGGVPLNGFPITSYSPQTSRWVLDGVRDAGFPVQIRHGSARPQRIVAALARLGLDATEGGPVSYCLPYGRTPLLDSVRNWQESCDFLAGLRGTGAEPHLETFGGCMLGQLCPPGLLVAISALEALFFHRAGLRSISLSYAQQTNADQDRDAMHALHRLAGEFLPDADWHIVLYTYMGLYPQTRHGSLELLERSAELAVETGAARLIVKTAAEAHRIPTVAENVEALRVAARAAARHRTATGARPGNAPVPRTDPADNAVYAEARALVDAVLNLDDDLGQALLKAFARGYLDVPYCLHPDNAGRTRSHIDGSGRLTWSEIGAMPLGPVRDRGRRLTAAGLFDALSFVQRRHDRVLPPSASRHPLPPAARRPAAHRQHTQEVAP